The DNA window GCAAGCCTCGTTCTCTCAAATTATTCAGCGCGACCACTTTGGCACCGCGGCGATAAGCGCTGGATAAGGTCTCAAGCATGCGTGGGTGATTGGTGCCGGGGTTCTGTCCAAATAAAAATATGGCATCCGCCACGTCAAAATCATCAATTTTTGTCGTGCCTTTACCGATGCCAATGGTTCCCGCTAACGCCACACTGGTTGCTTCATGGCACATGTTTGAACAATCAGGAAAGTTATTGGTCCCTAAACGACGAGCAAAAAGTTGATAAATAAAGGCGGCTTCATTGCTAGTACGACCAGACGTATAAAACTCCGCTTGGTTCGGATTATCAAGCGCGTTAAGGTGATGAGCAATCAGAGCAAAGGCATCGTCCCAAGTGATAGGCTCATAATGATCGGTTTCTTCATTGTAACGCATCGGCTCACTCAGCCGACCCTGATATTCTAGAAAATAATCGGTTTGTTTATTTAACCAAGTGACCGAATATTGACTAAAGAAATCACGGTCAACACGTTTCGACGTGGCTTCCCAGTTTACTGCCTTAGCGCCATTTTCACAAAAACGAAAACGCCCAGGAACCCCTTTTTCACCCCACGCACACCCAGGACAATCAAAACCTTTATTTTGGTTCGTTTTCATTAAGTTAGCGAGGTTTTTTGCGACGTTTTCACTTTGCAAAAGATGCTTTGTTGTGCTTTTTAATGCGCCCCAGCCACCTGCTGAACCATTATATTCTTTTATACTCATGTTATTTCTCGCTCGTGCTACACAACGTGGGCAACCTGCATTACTCACCTTGTGTCAAACCGGTTCTATTTAGATTGAAAGCCTCTGATGGGCTCTGTTCCAAATAAACGTATACTCGTTCACACGCCAACTACGGTTACTTGCCAATCGGTCGATTATTCTGCAAACACTCTGTTTTGTGATTGACGTACTGCTCAACACCATGATGTCACAGCACAAGAATCAATCGGCACGATAACGCCAAATTATAGATACAACTATCCCATCAATATGTCACTAAAGATGGGAGTATTTGACTAATCAGAAAATAACGGGGACAACTCGCTGGACTCGCTATTTGGTGATGTGTGGTAAGCAATGGATTGACGTAATGCTCTCAACATTGCCACATGAACAAACCTAACAGAACGTTCATATGCGACAAAAACTACTCCTCACATTCGCAAACGTCAACTGCTATTGTTGAGCACTCTCATTTATTATTAGGTAATTGTGACAATCTAGAATACGCCTGCAACAGACTATTCACATGCGATACAATTGGAACATCGCCGATGAGAGGCGGACGTATTATCGGCCAGAGCAATCTTTAACGAGTGAGCAATATGGTAGGTACAACGTCCTTTCATACCATCAGAATGAATTTTAATCGCATCCATGATATGGGGGGGAAGTACGCGGCGAAATGTTGCGTGAATTTGAGCACGAACCTCTTGGATAAACTTGGCAGTCATGGGCTGTAAGTTATGATAATACCGATGAAGCACATCGGATTCATCCTCCAGCCCAAAGGTCTGATAGATACGGACATCACCTCGCAAATGCCACACATAGTTAACGTAACGCATTGCGTGATTGATGTCAGAAACAAAGCGAGAATCAACCGTAATCCGACGACTGTCATGCAATGCGATAAAGCAATACAACGCCAACAGTTTTGCGGATAAAAATACCCTGATATCTCCGACGGTCAGCGAGCGAGTTGCCGGCTCAATGACGATCTGTAACGGCTCAGTCAGTTGACTCATCGTCATCACCGCTTAATTAAGATAAATACTCTCGAAAGCCACCATTTGGCTATAGTTATCTTGAATGAGCGGCCTGATTCGCTGGTCTAACATTTGATAAGTTTGCATAGAGCACGACGTGAGCGTTAACGAATTCAGCGTTTGTAAGTTTAACAGAGCGCCATTCGGGATTTGCATAGCCATGTTACCCGCTAACAAGTAGCAAGACTCATCCACCGCCCCAATGTCGCCTGGCGGAACCACTAACAGCTCAATCACAGGTAAGAACTGGTAACGTTCCATAAAATTCTGATAATAAAACTATTCAACATCATCAGTCTCTGTACTGGTAATAAATATCAGCTTTTGAACGTCGGTCGACAAAACTTGTAAACGTTCCAAAATAACATGAGCAATGGTCGGTTTCGCCAAACAAAAGTTGGGATCAATCACGATCAACTCTTGGGTCGCTTGTAACAATGCATCCATCGGATGCGCAACGTCATGCGCTTTGGACTCGAAAGCGAGCGCAGAAGATATCTCACCACGTGAGTCTCCACCTAAACGGTCATCATAGTTCATAGCTTAGCTCGCTCCTTACAATCATTCTCTACGCTAATAAGCCATACATCGGCCTTATTATTTTACTGTGAATGGTGACGGCGAAATCATTGCGCTTGATGCTAATATTTCGCCCAACACTGATAAAAACCTCAAAACCAACTCATTAACTTTGGGGTCAATGTCATGATAATGTGAGATTATTATCATGATTAAGACATAAATAGTATAGATGAACATAGTATTGTTAGCTCTATCACAAATAAATTTACATTTTTTATCCGTTCATCAAGAAATAACGCTTCACTCTGCTCCCCCTCTCGTTAACGGTCTAGGGCTCTATTGATCGGCATACTCACTCTACCCATGTTTTGTATTATGATTTTGTATTCGTCAATCCGACCCTCGGAATAACGCCAAGAGCATGAGGAAGACAATTGGCGGAATACGCGCGTAACATTGTTCGTCTTAACCATAAAATGTTAACATGATCACATCGAAAACCGCTGTGACAGCCGTGACAGACAATAGGTGAGAGGCATCCTGTCTAATCGAGCCAGACTTGGCCCACATAGTAGGTCTTCCATCTGATGTCTTGGTCGCTTAGCCTTAAGAATTAAAAGGTATATCTTTCAAATGATTAGCAATAAAATTCAATGGTTTCCTGGCCATATGCATAAAGCCCGCAAAGAAATCGAAGAAGTCATTCCACAAATCGATGTCATCATTGAAGTCTTGGATGCTCGTATACCCTTCAGCAGTGAAAACCCTCTGATCTCTTCACTGCGTGGCGAAAAGCCCGTTGTCAAAGTATTGAACAAACGTGATTTGGCCGATCCAAGCACGACAGAGCTATGGATTGAGCACCTAGAGAAAGAGCAAGGCGTCAAAGCCATGGCAATCACAACATCTCAATCCTCGGAAGTGCATAAGATCATGGAGCTATGCCGTAAATTGGCGCCACACCGTGAAGAAGTCGGCAAGAATATTCGCACCATGATCATGGGGATTCCTAATGTCGGCAAGTCGACCATTATTAATAGTCTCGCAGGACGTATCATCGCACAAACTGGTAACCAACCGGCTGTGACCCGTCGCCAGCAGCGTATCAATTTGCAAAATGGCATCGTTTTATCCGATACCCCAGGTATTTTATGGCCAAAAGTTGAAAACCCGCACAGTGGCTTTCGTCTGGCCGCCACAGGGGCAATTAAAGATACGGCGATGGAATATGATGAAGTGGCATTTTATACCGTGGAGTACCTTGCCGAGTATTACCCAGAGCGTTTAATGGAGCGTTATCAACTCGACGAAACACCACAATCCGACATTGAATGGATGGAAGCCATTGGACGTAAACGTGGCGCACTGCGTGCGGGTGGACGTGTCGACTTGCACAAAGCCTCAGAAATTTTGCTGCATGAATTACGTCAAGGTACCTTAGGTGAGATTACTTTAGAACGACCAGAGATGATTACTGAAGAATTGGTGCAAGTGGAAATCGATGCCGCGCAAAAAGCGGCAGATAAAGCCAGAATCAAAGAAGAGCGCCGTAAACGTTACTTGCGTAACAAGCGCTAAGCCAAATCGTCCGTGTCGCGTCATCTCTCGCGGCACGGACGGCCTAACCACTCAGATAGATCATCCCTTATCGCTGGCAAGGTCCATTCGTCAAGCCCTTGTTTAGCTGTCTATCCCTGCTAAGCGGACTAATAAACCTTCTAGTTCATCCCAAGGCATCAATTGCCGATCGATGACTTCAATACGGCTTTCAAAGCCAGACAAGCTCAATTCGTTGACGGATACCACTCCCTCAGACGCATTAAACGCGTAGCAACCTTGCTCCGTATTCACGACGGCTTTGACTCGCTCAGCCGTGAGATCATTGAAGACCGAAAACATATCATCGAATGGAAATTCGTATTCAGCCCCAAATAACCACCCACAACTGTAAAATCCATTGGCCTGATTTTCACGGCGAATAAATGCTTTGCCTGGTGGAATCTCAAACTGTGGCTCCTCAGCCGCATGATGATGGTGGTGGGCTTCAATCTGCGTGGATGCACTGCCCTCTATTCGTGTCCGATCCAGTAATTCCAAAGCTAAATTACCATGAACTAATTGACCACTGAATAACTTGGCGGGCTCTTGCCGAGCAACCCAATCAACAAACTGACCATGCTCCGCATCGCTTGCCATATCAGCCTTACTCATCATAACAATATCTGCGCACAGTAATTGCTGATTGAACGTCTCATTCTGGGTATAACGTTCATCGCCGAAATGGCGAGCATCAACAAGAGCTATCGTCGCTTTTAGATCGATATAGGGCACGTACTGATCGGCAACCAATTTCGCGATCACTTCTTGAGGATGGCCCAACCCCGTCGGTTCAATTAACAGTCGATCGGGCTTCTCTCTTAATAAGGCCGTAATGGCGACAGACATTGGCACCCCAGCGGTGCAGCACAGGCAACCACCGGGCACTTCTTTTATCCATGCTCCCTGCTCGGTCATCATTGCCCCATCAATGCCAATTTCTCCAAACTCATTGACGAGCACGGCCCATTTTTCATGCGCTGGCTTTTGTTTGAGCAGATGTAGAATGGTGGTGGTTTTGCCTGATCCCAAAAAACCCGTGATGATATTGGTCGGTACTCTGTTTGTCATTGCTTTCTCCTTTATGTGACGAGTATAACGAAATCAAAAACGAAGCACCATATTGTGCTACTGAGTGCACATTTTTACGTTGTGTTTACTTTCGTTGATCACAAGCAAGGTATTTTGGCGGCTACATCCGATAATAATGATTAATTTGATACGAGGGTCCTATTTTTCTTGTCGTACAGCGTGTCTGTTTCATCAAAATTGCAATCGAACATTCCATATATCGTTGTTTGGTAATGACATGACAGGCGTATAATCGAATTTGAATCCCTGTATTCACCACGTCAACACCAAAAGGCTTAACTGATAATGACCGCCCGAGAGATAACCCACAGCTTATTACACAAAGTTCCAAAAGATACCATCAATCAATTTCTCTCTATCGATAAAAAACCCATATCCGTTTTACTGTTATCCGTTCTGGTCGGCTTATTATCGGGCCTTGTAGGCAGTTATTTTGAACACGCCGTGCATTTGGTGTCTGATAGTCGTACCGAATGGTTGTCGAATCAAATTGTCAGCATGCTGCCCCTCGGTCTCGCGGCTTTTCTCATCAGTGCGATTCTCGCCATTATCGGCTACTACCTGACACATCGCTTTTGTCCTGAAGCTGGCGGCTCAGGTATCCCTGAAATTGAAGGGGCGATGGACGGTATGCGTCCCGTTCGTTGGTGGCGTGTGCTCCCCGTGAAGTTCTTTGGCGGTATGGGCGCGCTCGGCTCGGGGATGGTTCTTGGCCGCGAAGGCCCAACCGTACATATGGGGGGCGCCATTGGGCGTATGATTTCCGATATTTTCCGTGTGCGAAATCAGGATACGCGCCATTCCCTTCTCGCGGCAGGCGCCGCAGGGGGGTTAACCGCCGCCTTTAATGCGCCTCTCGCTGGTATTATGTTTGTGGTTGAAGAGATGCGACCACAATTTCGCTATACACTGATTTCAATCAAAGCGGTCATCATTTCCGCTGTGATGTCGAATATTGTATTTCGTTACATCAACGGCCAAGAAGCGGTTATTACCATGCCGCAGTATCATGCACCTGAGCTGACCTCGCTTGGCTTATTTCTATTACTGGGAATATTATTTGGTATTTTCGGGGTGATTTTTAATAGCTTAATTACCAAGTCACAAGACTTTTTCGCCAAATTACATCATAACAACCGCAAGCGGTTTTTATTGGTTGGAGGCGCGATTGGCGGTTGTTTTGGTTTAATGCTGCTTTATATGCCACAAATTACTGGCGGAGGTATTTGGCTCATACCGAATATTACCGAGGGTGGATACGCGGCGGGATTTCTGCTGTTATTATTCATCGGTCGAATTGTCACAACGCTCGTTTGCTTTGGTTCCGGTGCCCCCGGCGGTATTTTTGCCCCAATGCTGGCACTCGGTACCTTATTTGGTTACGCCTTTGGTCTTATTGTGCACAACATTTTCCCGGGAATGGATATGGAACCGGGCATGTTTGCCATCGCCGGAATGGGAGCCTTGTTCGCCGCGACGGTGCGCGCCCCAGTGACAGGTATTTTGCTGGTGATTGAAATGACCAACAACTACTACCTTGTTTTGCCTTTAATTATTACCAGTTTAGGCGCCGTAATTTTTGCACAGATGCTCGGAGGTCAACCGATATACAGTCAGCTTCTGCATCGCACCTTGAAAAAAGAAAAGCTACAACAACAAGATTTTGCGTTATCGATGCAAACACCACCAGCGAATACCGCGGCAAACACCAACTCCACACCACAACCATAACGGTTTTAAGCAAAGGGCGTTAACGACGCCCTTTGCGTTCAAAGCCTAAGCATTTTGCTATGACACGAGATGAATCTGGCTCCCCATACGTGCAGCATGAATGTCCAAACGCAACGGAATCTGCTCTTTCAATTCACTGACATGAGAAATGATCCCTATCGTCCGTCCGCCCTGCTGCAAATCGACCAAGGTTTGAATGGCTAAATCCAGCGACTCCGGATCCAAGCTTCCAAAGCCCTCATCAATGAACAGCGTATCTAGACGCACTCCACCACTGTAGGATTGCACCACATCCGACACCCCCAACGCCAATGACAGTGCCGCCATAAATGACTCGCCGCCAGATAGAGTCGCGACATCACGCCATTTTCCGGTGTACCCATCTTCCACCATCAGATCCAATCCGGATCCCGCATTCCCTTTGGCCCGCTCCTGCTTGCGCTTCAACAGATATCGCCCACGACTCATGACTTGTAAACGTTGAGAAGCTTGAATCAGTACATCATCAAGCAGCACGCCAAGGACAAAACGGTGCAAGCTGACTTTGGCCCCCGTTCGTCCATTCGCAATATCACTTAATGTACCGTACACCTGATATTTCGCCTCTAACGCTTGGTTACGCGCATATAAATCGGCCAATTTGGCTTTCACTTGGCGTAAGTTATCCATCCGTGAAGAGTGCTGAGTCACTTGATTAAACGCGGCAGTCACTTCGCTTTGACGGGTATCCAAACGCGCTTCAAGCGGTGCCATATCGGGGACGACCTGTTTAGCAAGCTGCGTCTGTAAGCTCTCGAGCTGCCCGGTTAACCGCGCCCATTGTCCATCAAACGTATGGACTGCTTGAGTGAGTGCCGCTCGGCGCTCACTGCTTAAGCGCGCCTGTTGGTAGGCGGGCTCATCGGCGAATGGACTGTGTTGCAGCGCGGTTAACCACGCTTGATGTGTGGTATCCAAAGACTGCTGCCATTGCGCTAACTGTTCCGCGGCCGAGGTGACCGAAGCATTGGCGCCAGCTACGCTCGATTTAGATTGATTCAAGCGCTGTTCGGCCGCTTGCTGCTGCGTGGTTAACTCTTTAATCTGTTGTTCAACGGTTTGCTTGCGTGCTAGCACTTTATCGAGTGTATTCCAATCAGGATGTAAAGAAGCCTGTAAACGGTTAACCTCGGTTTCTAATTGGGTAAAACGCTGCTGTGCTGATTCTGCCTGCTGATTGAGCTGCTGAACTCGTTGTTTATGCTGACTGAGACTGTGTTCAGTTTGGCGGACTTGCTCCGCATAGTGATCAAGATTGACGCGTTCTAACCTTTGGATCGTGGCCTGCAGATCGTGACGCTGCTGCTGCAATTCCTCCAACCCCGCTTGCTGTTCTAACTCATCCTGCAATTGTGTCAGTTGCTGCTCGATATACTGATGATCAGAACTGGCTTGCTGATAAGCCGTTGCGGCCGCCAATTCTTGCTGGTGGCAAAAACGTTGTTGCTGCCTTGCGGTTTGCACCTGCTCTTTTGTGACACTGTCACCCAAGCTTTGCGCTGGATGCGGGTGCTCATGGCTGCCGCATACCGGACATGCCTCACCCGTTTGCAACCGCGCGGCTAAGATAGCAGCTTGGTTTTGGTGCCAACGCAGCTCAAGCTCGTCAGCGTGCTGAGACGCGGCTTGACTCGCTTGTTTGGCTGCCGTGTATTCATCCTGACGCGCCTGCATCGCTTGCTGCTTATCATGACGTTGCCGCAG is part of the Vibrio zhugei genome and encodes:
- the clcA gene encoding H(+)/Cl(-) exchange transporter ClcA, with translation MTAREITHSLLHKVPKDTINQFLSIDKKPISVLLLSVLVGLLSGLVGSYFEHAVHLVSDSRTEWLSNQIVSMLPLGLAAFLISAILAIIGYYLTHRFCPEAGGSGIPEIEGAMDGMRPVRWWRVLPVKFFGGMGALGSGMVLGREGPTVHMGGAIGRMISDIFRVRNQDTRHSLLAAGAAGGLTAAFNAPLAGIMFVVEEMRPQFRYTLISIKAVIISAVMSNIVFRYINGQEAVITMPQYHAPELTSLGLFLLLGILFGIFGVIFNSLITKSQDFFAKLHHNNRKRFLLVGGAIGGCFGLMLLYMPQITGGGIWLIPNITEGGYAAGFLLLLFIGRIVTTLVCFGSGAPGGIFAPMLALGTLFGYAFGLIVHNIFPGMDMEPGMFAIAGMGALFAATVRAPVTGILLVIEMTNNYYLVLPLIITSLGAVIFAQMLGGQPIYSQLLHRTLKKEKLQQQDFALSMQTPPANTAANTNSTPQP
- a CDS encoding AAA family ATPase; translation: MRPISLTLQAFGPFADQQTIEFDRFGAAPLFLINGATGAGKSSILDAICYALYGETTGSERTGDQMRCDYADPNVLTFVRFSFSLGDTHYEVERYPEQLVPKKRGEGFTRKTHSATLVRRVGEQDTLLANKPTPVRRSVEELLGLEVNQFRQVMVIPQGKFRDLLIANSKDREAIFGQLFQTHIYTQIERALFERASGIRKEKDEFDNQIKGALNVASLDNEAELEEAIAELTPLLAESQTAYNIAQQQRDNAKQALQEAQQLSQQFKQLEVLKQALNELNTQKASIESQRQQVAYAEQAAQLDVAYSQYQDARTQTTRSQQQHAQAQQAVNDANQALTQAQAHYDEVQARQADLPALTQEQYDLQGMEHNVRQIETQQQALNQAQHELHRHQQQRQEAERATAESEQQLIHQRQQWEQAAQQRAGLDGHKLALTQCVERINKRLSEQQLLRQRHDKQQAMQARQDEYTAAKQASQAASQHADELELRWHQNQAAILAARLQTGEACPVCGSHEHPHPAQSLGDSVTKEQVQTARQQQRFCHQQELAAATAYQQASSDHQYIEQQLTQLQDELEQQAGLEELQQQRHDLQATIQRLERVNLDHYAEQVRQTEHSLSQHKQRVQQLNQQAESAQQRFTQLETEVNRLQASLHPDWNTLDKVLARKQTVEQQIKELTTQQQAAEQRLNQSKSSVAGANASVTSAAEQLAQWQQSLDTTHQAWLTALQHSPFADEPAYQQARLSSERRAALTQAVHTFDGQWARLTGQLESLQTQLAKQVVPDMAPLEARLDTRQSEVTAAFNQVTQHSSRMDNLRQVKAKLADLYARNQALEAKYQVYGTLSDIANGRTGAKVSLHRFVLGVLLDDVLIQASQRLQVMSRGRYLLKRKQERAKGNAGSGLDLMVEDGYTGKWRDVATLSGGESFMAALSLALGVSDVVQSYSGGVRLDTLFIDEGFGSLDPESLDLAIQTLVDLQQGGRTIGIISHVSELKEQIPLRLDIHAARMGSQIHLVS
- a CDS encoding CobW family GTP-binding protein — its product is MTNRVPTNIITGFLGSGKTTTILHLLKQKPAHEKWAVLVNEFGEIGIDGAMMTEQGAWIKEVPGGCLCCTAGVPMSVAITALLREKPDRLLIEPTGLGHPQEVIAKLVADQYVPYIDLKATIALVDARHFGDERYTQNETFNQQLLCADIVMMSKADMASDAEHGQFVDWVARQEPAKLFSGQLVHGNLALELLDRTRIEGSASTQIEAHHHHHAAEEPQFEIPPGKAFIRRENQANGFYSCGWLFGAEYEFPFDDMFSVFNDLTAERVKAVVNTEQGCYAFNASEGVVSVNELSLSGFESRIEVIDRQLMPWDELEGLLVRLAGIDS
- the ylqF gene encoding ribosome biogenesis GTPase YlqF encodes the protein MISNKIQWFPGHMHKARKEIEEVIPQIDVIIEVLDARIPFSSENPLISSLRGEKPVVKVLNKRDLADPSTTELWIEHLEKEQGVKAMAITTSQSSEVHKIMELCRKLAPHREEVGKNIRTMIMGIPNVGKSTIINSLAGRIIAQTGNQPAVTRRQQRINLQNGIVLSDTPGILWPKVENPHSGFRLAATGAIKDTAMEYDEVAFYTVEYLAEYYPERLMERYQLDETPQSDIEWMEAIGRKRGALRAGGRVDLHKASEILLHELRQGTLGEITLERPEMITEELVQVEIDAAQKAADKARIKEERRKRYLRNKR